A genomic window from Cupriavidus basilensis includes:
- a CDS encoding ROK family transcriptional regulator, with amino-acid sequence MNSAKAGRGVNSASLRLYNERALLLALRHAGEASKADLARIAQLTNTAVGSIVQTLTEDGLIHVAGRRQDGQRGQPASLIRLQPKGAFGIGVRLDRGSIECVMVDFGGEILASRAHQMVLPHPEQALALVRDDVAELRALLTPAERKRLLGIGVAQPYNLGAWLRELDLQDEASQATFRAWDAVDFAAALSDATGLPVFGENDGTAAAVAELFYGSHHAQSFLYVFVGPAIGGGVALNGDCVRGVSGNAGDIGMMPVQPSTLASAPRTGKRRDILLARASLNALTRHLRYHGVAIDGHADLEAQVRARHPAVAQWLDDCIDALAPAMQSALAVLDVPLIILDADIDGGLVQALIERLQGELDDGAPEARRAPRVVRGCFGANAGAVGAASLPMFMNFSPRADMLKGASAMIPEANHAIV; translated from the coding sequence ATGAACAGTGCCAAGGCCGGCCGCGGCGTGAATTCCGCCAGTTTGCGGCTGTACAACGAGCGCGCTCTGCTGCTGGCGCTGCGGCATGCCGGGGAAGCGTCCAAGGCGGATCTCGCCCGCATCGCGCAGCTCACCAACACGGCGGTGGGCAGCATCGTGCAGACGCTCACCGAGGATGGCCTGATCCATGTGGCCGGCCGCCGCCAGGACGGACAGCGCGGCCAGCCGGCCAGCCTGATCCGCCTGCAACCCAAGGGCGCGTTCGGCATCGGGGTCCGGCTGGACCGCGGCAGCATCGAGTGCGTGATGGTGGACTTTGGCGGCGAGATTCTCGCCAGCCGCGCCCACCAGATGGTCCTGCCTCACCCGGAGCAAGCGCTGGCGCTGGTGCGCGACGACGTGGCCGAACTGCGTGCGCTGCTCACGCCGGCCGAGCGCAAGCGCCTGCTTGGCATCGGCGTGGCCCAGCCTTACAACCTGGGCGCCTGGCTGCGCGAGCTGGACCTGCAGGACGAGGCATCGCAGGCCACCTTCCGCGCCTGGGATGCCGTGGACTTTGCCGCAGCGCTGTCGGATGCCACCGGCCTGCCGGTGTTTGGCGAGAACGACGGCACCGCTGCTGCCGTGGCCGAGCTGTTCTACGGTAGCCATCACGCGCAGAGCTTCCTCTATGTCTTCGTTGGCCCGGCCATCGGCGGCGGCGTCGCGCTCAATGGCGACTGCGTGCGCGGCGTGTCGGGCAATGCCGGCGACATCGGCATGATGCCGGTGCAGCCCAGCACCCTGGCCTCCGCGCCGCGCACCGGCAAGCGGCGCGACATCCTGCTGGCGCGCGCCTCGCTCAACGCGCTGACGCGCCACCTGCGCTACCACGGCGTGGCCATCGACGGCCACGCCGATCTGGAAGCGCAGGTGCGCGCCCGGCACCCGGCGGTGGCGCAGTGGCTGGACGACTGCATCGATGCGCTGGCGCCCGCCATGCAATCCGCGCTGGCGGTGCTCGACGTGCCGCTGATCATCCTTGACGCTGATATCGACGGTGGCCTGGTGCAGGCGCTGATCGAGCGCCTGCAAGGCGAGCTGGATGACGGCGCGCCCGAGGCCCGGCGAGCGCCACGCGTGGTGCGTGGCTGCTTTGGCGCCAACGCCGGCGCAGTCGGTGCCGCGTCGCTGCCGATGTTCATGAATTTCTCGCCGCGAGCCGACATGCTCAAAGGCGCATCCGCCATGATTCCGGAGGCCAACCATGCCATCGTCTGA
- a CDS encoding sugar ABC transporter ATP-binding protein, which yields MSDTSTKAPLLALRNICKTFPGVRALRKVELTAYAGEVHALMGENGAGKSTLMKILSGAYTADPGGECHIDGQRVQIDGPQSARDLGVAVIYQELSLAPNLSVAENIYLGRALQRRGLVARGDMVRACAPTLARLGADFSPAANVASLSIAQRQLVEIARAVHFEARILVMDEPTTPLSTHETDRLFALIRQLRGEGMAILYISHRMAEIDELADRVTVLRDGCFVGTLDRAHLSQAALVKMMVGRDLSGFYTKTHGQAVEREVMLSVRDVADGRRVKGCSFDLRAGEVLGLAGLVGAGRTELARLVFGADARTRGEVRIANPAGSGGLVTLPAGGPRQAIDAGIAYLTEDRKLQGLFLDQSVHENINLIVAARDALGLGRLNRTAARRRTTEAIDTLGIRVAHAQVNVGALSGGNQQKVMLSRLLEIQPRVLILDEPTRGVDIGAKSEIYRLINALAQSGVAILMISSELPEVVGLCDRVLVMREGTLAGEVRPAGSAAETQERIIALATGAAAAAPAWVDVPLPGAGNATGITLH from the coding sequence ATGTCCGATACGTCCACCAAGGCGCCGCTGCTGGCGCTGCGCAATATCTGCAAGACCTTCCCCGGCGTGCGCGCGCTGCGCAAGGTCGAGCTCACGGCCTACGCCGGCGAGGTCCACGCCCTGATGGGCGAGAACGGCGCCGGCAAGTCGACGCTGATGAAGATCCTGTCCGGCGCCTATACCGCGGACCCCGGCGGCGAATGCCATATCGACGGGCAACGGGTGCAGATCGATGGGCCGCAATCGGCGCGCGACCTTGGCGTCGCGGTGATCTACCAGGAGCTCAGCCTGGCGCCCAACCTGAGCGTGGCCGAGAACATCTACCTGGGCCGCGCCCTGCAGCGGCGCGGGCTGGTGGCGCGCGGCGACATGGTGCGCGCCTGCGCGCCCACGCTGGCCAGGCTCGGCGCGGATTTCTCGCCTGCGGCGAACGTGGCGAGCCTGTCGATCGCGCAGCGCCAGCTGGTGGAAATCGCGCGGGCCGTGCACTTCGAGGCGCGCATCCTGGTGATGGACGAGCCCACCACGCCGCTGTCCACGCACGAGACGGATCGCCTGTTCGCGCTGATTCGCCAGTTGCGTGGCGAAGGCATGGCGATTCTCTATATCAGCCATCGCATGGCCGAGATCGACGAGCTGGCCGATCGCGTGACCGTGTTGCGCGACGGCTGCTTCGTTGGCACGCTGGACCGCGCGCACCTGTCGCAGGCGGCGCTGGTCAAGATGATGGTGGGGCGCGACCTGTCAGGCTTCTACACCAAGACGCACGGCCAGGCGGTCGAGCGTGAGGTGATGCTGTCCGTGCGCGACGTGGCCGATGGCCGGCGCGTCAAGGGCTGCAGCTTCGACCTGCGCGCCGGCGAGGTGCTGGGGCTGGCGGGCCTGGTCGGCGCGGGCCGCACGGAGCTGGCGCGGCTGGTGTTTGGCGCCGACGCGCGCACGCGCGGCGAGGTCCGCATTGCCAACCCGGCCGGCTCGGGCGGTCTGGTCACGCTGCCGGCCGGCGGCCCGCGCCAGGCCATCGATGCCGGCATCGCCTACCTGACCGAGGACCGCAAGCTGCAGGGCCTGTTCCTGGACCAGAGCGTGCATGAGAACATCAACCTGATCGTGGCCGCGCGCGACGCACTAGGCCTGGGCCGCCTGAACCGGACCGCCGCGCGCCGCCGCACGACCGAGGCCATCGACACGCTGGGCATCCGCGTGGCGCATGCGCAGGTCAACGTGGGCGCGCTGTCCGGCGGCAACCAGCAGAAGGTGATGCTGTCGCGGCTGCTGGAAATCCAGCCGCGCGTGCTGATCCTGGATGAGCCCACGCGTGGCGTGGACATCGGCGCCAAATCGGAGATCTACCGGCTGATCAACGCGCTGGCCCAGAGCGGCGTGGCGATCCTGATGATCTCCAGCGAGCTGCCCGAAGTGGTGGGCCTGTGCGACCGCGTGCTGGTCATGCGCGAGGGCACGCTGGCCGGCGAGGTGCGCCCCGCCGGCAGCGCGGCCGAAACTCAGGAACGCATCATTGCGCTGGCCACCGGCGCGGCGGCGGCGGCGCCCGCCTGGGTGGACGTGCCGTTGCCTGGCGCCGGCAACGCAACTGGCATCACGCTGCATTGA
- a CDS encoding ABC transporter permease subunit, translating into MHESITRPAASTGAPLPAGTLGRLTTQERLRALGMLPVLVLLCIGFSVLTENFAGWQNLSIIAQQASINMVLAAGMTFVILTGGIDLSVGSILSISAVVAMLVSLMPQLGMLSVPAALLCGLLFGIVNGALVAFMKLPPFIVTLGTLTAVRGLARLVGNDSTIYNPDIGFAFIGNGEVLGVPWLVIIAFAVVAVSWFVLRRTVLGLQIYAVGGNAEAARLSGIKVWVVLLFVYAVSGLLAGLGGVMSSARLYAANGLQLGQSYELDAIAAVILGGTSFVGGTGSIVGTLVGALIIAVLSNGLVLLGVSDIWQYIIKGLVIIGAVALDSYRRKGSART; encoded by the coding sequence ATGCATGAATCCATTACACGTCCCGCCGCTTCCACGGGCGCTCCGCTGCCCGCGGGCACCCTCGGCCGCCTCACCACGCAGGAACGCCTGCGCGCGCTTGGCATGCTGCCCGTGCTGGTGCTGCTATGCATCGGCTTCTCGGTGCTGACCGAGAACTTCGCCGGCTGGCAGAACCTGTCGATCATCGCGCAGCAAGCCTCCATCAACATGGTGCTGGCCGCGGGCATGACCTTCGTGATCCTGACCGGCGGCATCGATTTGTCGGTGGGCTCCATCTTGTCGATCTCGGCGGTGGTGGCGATGCTGGTGTCGCTGATGCCGCAGCTCGGCATGCTGAGCGTGCCCGCCGCGCTCTTGTGCGGCCTGCTGTTCGGCATCGTCAACGGCGCATTGGTCGCTTTCATGAAACTGCCGCCGTTCATCGTCACACTGGGCACGCTCACGGCGGTGCGCGGGCTGGCGCGGCTGGTCGGCAACGACAGCACGATCTACAACCCGGATATCGGCTTTGCCTTTATCGGCAACGGCGAAGTATTGGGCGTGCCCTGGCTGGTGATCATCGCCTTTGCCGTGGTGGCGGTGTCGTGGTTCGTGCTGCGCCGTACCGTGCTGGGCTTGCAGATCTACGCGGTGGGCGGCAATGCCGAGGCGGCGCGCCTGTCCGGCATCAAGGTGTGGGTTGTGCTGCTGTTCGTGTACGCGGTGTCCGGGCTGCTGGCGGGGCTGGGCGGCGTGATGTCCTCCGCGCGCCTGTACGCGGCCAACGGACTGCAGCTTGGCCAGTCGTACGAGCTCGATGCCATCGCCGCGGTCATCCTCGGCGGCACCAGCTTCGTGGGCGGCACCGGCTCCATCGTCGGCACGCTGGTCGGGGCGCTGATCATCGCGGTGCTGTCCAACGGGCTGGTGCTGCTGGGCGTGTCGGATATCTGGCAATACATCATCAAGGGCCTGGTGATCATTGGCGCGGTGGCGCTCGACAGCTATCGCCGCAAGGGTTCGGCGCGCACGTGA
- a CDS encoding ABC transporter substrate-binding protein has protein sequence MFKQYLAALATAALSLLCTGAAAQSAPDAAPASAAAQRPLKKVGVTLGSLGNPYFVALAHGAEAAAKKINPDAKVTVLSADYDLNKQFSHIDSFIVSKVDLILINAADARAIEPAVRKARKAGIVVVAVDVAAAGADATVQTDNTRAGELACAFLAGRLGGRGNLIIQNGPPVSAVLDRVKGCKMVLGKHPGIHVLSDDQDGKGSREGGLNVMQLYLTRFPKIDAVFTINDPQAVGADLAARQLNRGGILIASVDGAPDIEAALKANTLVQASASQDPWAIARTAVEIGVGLMHGQAPANRTVLLPPTLVTRANVNEYKGWAAPR, from the coding sequence ATGTTCAAGCAATACCTGGCGGCACTGGCAACGGCGGCATTGAGCCTGCTATGCACTGGCGCAGCCGCGCAGAGCGCGCCGGACGCCGCACCGGCGAGCGCAGCCGCGCAACGGCCGCTGAAGAAAGTCGGCGTCACGCTCGGCTCGCTCGGCAACCCCTACTTCGTCGCGCTGGCGCACGGCGCCGAAGCCGCCGCCAAGAAGATCAACCCGGATGCCAAGGTCACGGTGCTGTCCGCCGACTATGACCTCAACAAGCAGTTCTCGCATATCGATAGCTTTATCGTGTCGAAGGTGGACCTGATCCTGATCAACGCGGCCGACGCGCGCGCCATCGAACCCGCGGTCAGGAAGGCTCGCAAGGCCGGCATCGTGGTGGTGGCGGTGGACGTGGCGGCGGCGGGCGCCGACGCCACGGTGCAGACCGACAACACGCGGGCCGGCGAGCTGGCCTGCGCCTTCCTCGCCGGGCGGCTGGGCGGGCGCGGTAACCTCATCATCCAGAATGGCCCGCCGGTGTCTGCCGTGCTGGATCGCGTGAAGGGCTGCAAGATGGTGCTGGGCAAGCACCCCGGCATCCACGTGCTCTCCGATGACCAGGATGGCAAGGGCTCGCGCGAGGGCGGCCTCAATGTCATGCAGCTTTACCTGACCCGCTTCCCCAAGATCGACGCGGTCTTCACCATCAACGACCCGCAGGCTGTCGGCGCCGACCTGGCCGCGCGTCAGCTGAACCGCGGTGGCATCCTGATCGCGTCTGTCGACGGCGCGCCCGATATCGAGGCCGCGCTCAAGGCCAACACGCTGGTGCAGGCCTCGGCCAGCCAGGACCCGTGGGCCATCGCCCGCACCGCGGTGGAGATCGGCGTGGGGCTGATGCATGGCCAGGCGCCCGCAAACCGCACCGTGTTGCTGCCGCCCACACTGGTTACGCGAGCCAATGTGAACGAGTACAAGGGCTGGGCCGCGCCGCGCTAG